In Oncorhynchus mykiss isolate Arlee chromosome 1, USDA_OmykA_1.1, whole genome shotgun sequence, the following proteins share a genomic window:
- the LOC118965988 gene encoding uncharacterized protein LOC118965988 isoform X3: MSNSPSGSAGSMMLTPAVMAELAKDVKSALSVVVKSASASQTSVVTPVRGDSQTKVTESMVRELAAKLEKVDQESKSLTGQVMTMISDTMVAFVDENEQNLLEDLKDKITFLASHVGFIDDLDALIRKYETSYNIGESGSSCTLTSKSIQKLSSREFQTSAIQAVSGVLDKKVSSLSFPSSVIQSELTGAVSGQTLSGIVKTESIHPVGSAASVVVKTFVSDMKSLAESEESPQQKSAWSAAVHIYHSIQNNLKDYFGKLQRFALKSIVTSDDNITNAEFKETVPLPCLDMKYRPSKSEPQLPESTGAVTLQRGLSESSKLLWAKTESEESKLLLTTCTKEVISELLVLYNTVGEKGSGFSIERETFVEGVLAQLGDISHSRSSSPIVCEFPCQIEDSRSKATASLTSLLDCIRKLSSEEFKRNATQAVSEFLVKKSTSSLTSAQPAYSRSCSIQNQYTWSKDICADSAAFGIIDTFVEDLQSLAQPAEVEEREPDVQENAQKLQSRIWSATTSLYNNIQKTLKDFIIHQRRSDMQRRMSSHIPTEDSGNLGTKEYLGLASQDLRQASKSVPHLHSLNLEFALHRGVSESSKLLWTETDEALLTNSTKEVISTILTSCEDQTSNAPCFSTVGKKISDMSLEVNMLVGGVLSQLKDISLSRSPTPCEDMFERLQGSPERTSPVSLDCSTAASKDIASSHSLSTKSLQKLSSHEFQTKAEKGVSEVLSRSFNIVEEGTTDKYLQSVSTSTTSTDIIQTMVKDQQELTQTTQSSDMVSGTSLLTTGQVSEKRIWSVARNIYYSLQSKITEFLRKDLQRSDTTLGSIQIFTYQSSPASQRASLGHLEVNQSSVTPGGNDACVDIPHKLLPKTTELSGSMLEDIDTIRCRSADSQNTRNTSSSRSSISLTPTSKLRQSKWHFALPGTPIPTEFPAQIDFPIVRNTIIEDFFHTEDLLPVTFVDKVRQAAGVVVDIMVESVENTQENGQGASHPDNLRSAVRKLRKIISTWTIHIFSHELVDKVIALQDSHSTPQVLTLEAAKSASDSILSRLKWGKEQCAISKELSSQLLQIFAEETVKCFLRQWSDEYENINFDVSVQNDPKTSTCMVILQMITKATAKCYFESATSVATSDIVEGVFDLERDTISSTGEQVLTFNTKGSKKVSKNLCPQESLEYQPQNICPTVYFTETMTTSHGSFSPEGIYDIASSFPLEEKSRKPSLFTRLSRSITKGFLSTFKSSRKTKLFK; encoded by the exons ATGTCCAATTCTCCATCTGGAAGTGCAGGCTCTATGATGCTAACCCCTGCTGTAATGGCAGAGTTGGCTAAAGATGTCAAGTCGGCCTTATCAGTGGTCGTTAAGAGTGCCTCTGCTAGCCAAACCTCTGTAGTGACACCGGTAAGGGGAGACTCACAGACCAAGGTGACTGAGAGCATggtgagagagctggctgctaAACTTGAAAAAGTTGACCAAGAGAGCAAAAGTCTAACAGGGCAAGTCATGACCATGATCTCTGACACAATGGTGGCTTTTGTTGACGAGAACGAACAGAATTTGCTGGAAGATCTGAAGGACAAGATCACGTTTTTGGCATCGCATGTTGGCTTCATTGACGATCTTGATGCCCTGATAAGGAAATACGAGACCAGCTACAATATTGGTGAATCTGGTTCCTCCTGCACGCTCACATCTAAGAGCATCCAAAAACTCTCCAGCCGGGAGTTTCAAACATCAGCAATACAAGCAGTGAGTGGAGTTCTTGACAAAAAAGTCAGTAGTTTGAGCTTTCCTAGTTCAGTCATTCAGTCTGAGTTAACAGGTGCTGTATCAGGTCAAACATTGTCTGGCATTGTAAAGACAGAGTCAATTCACCCAGTGGGCTCAGCAGCGTCAGTAGTTGTTAAGACTTTCGTGTCAGATATGAAGTCCTTGGCTGAATCTGAAGAGAGTCCCCAACAGAAGAGTGCCTGGTCTGCTGCTGTTCACATTTACCACAGCATCCAAAACAACTTGAAAGATTATTTCGGCAAGCTTCAGAGATTTGCCCTAAAgagcattgtcacatctgatgACAACATCACAAATGCTGAGTTTAAGGAGACAGTTCCACTTCCTTGCTTAGACATGAAATATAGGCCCAGTAAGAGTGAGCCTCAGTTGCCAGAGTCCACTGGTGCAGTTACTTTACAAAGAGGCCTAAGTGAGAGCTCAAAACTTCTTTGGGCAAAAACTGAGTCAGAAGAAAGCAAGCTCCTTCTGACAACTTGCACCAAAGAAGTCATCTCAGAGCTTCTGGTCTTGTACAACACTGTTGGAGAAAAAGGATCAGGCTTctctattgagagagagacatttgtAGAGGGTGTTCTGGCTCAGCTTGGGGATATCTCCCATTCCAGGTCCTCATCACCAATAGTATGTGAGTTCCCCTGTCAAATTGAGGACAGCAGAAGTAAGGCCACAGCTTCTTTGACCAGTCTGTTAGATTGTATTAGAAAACTCTCAAGTGAGGAATTTAAGAGAAATGCCACTCAAGCAGTGAGTGAGTTCCTAGTTAAAAAGTCCACCAGTAGCTTAACTAGTGCACAGCCTGCTTATTCCAGGTCTTGTTCCATTCAAAACCAGTACACATGGTCAAAGGATATTTGTGCGGATTCTGCTGCCTTTGGCATCATTGACACATTTGTGGAAGACCTGCAGAGCTTGGCGCAACCTGcagaagtagaggagagagaacctgacGTCCAGGAAAATGCACAAAAGCTACAGAGTAGGATCTGGTCTGCTACCACTAGTTTATATAACAATATTCAGAAGACATTAAAGGACTTCATCATTCACCAGCGGAGGTCAgacatgcagagaagaatgtctaGTCATATACCCACAGAGGACTCTGGAAATCTTGGGACTAAGGAGTACCTTGGTTTGGCAAGCCAGGACTTGAGGCAAGCTAGTAAGAGTGTGCCTCACTTGCACAGTTTGAACCTTGAATTTGCTCTACACAGGGGTGTCAGCGAGAGTTCAAAACTTCTCTGGACTGAAACAGACGAGGCTCTACTGACCAATAGTACCAAAGAGGTAATTTCAACAATCTTGACCTCATGCGAGGATCAGACATCAAATGCACCTTGCTTCTCCACAGTAGGAAAGAAAATATCTGATATGTCCCTTGAGGTCAACATGTTGgtaggtggtgttctgtctcaGCTGAAGGACATCTCCTTGTCAAGGTCCCCAACACCATGTGAAGACATGTTTGAACGTCTCCAAGGTTCTCCTGAGCGAACCTCTCCAGTAAGTCTAGATTGCAGCACGGCTGCCTCCAAAGACATTGCATCTTCCCACAGTCTTTCAACAAAGAGCCTCCAAAAACTCTCTAGTCATGAGTTCCAAACCAAAGCtgagaaaggagtgagtgaggTCCTCTCTAGATCATTTAACATTGTGGAGGAAGGTACAACAGATAAGTACCTCCAGTCTGTATCTACATCCACCacatctactgatattatacaaaccATGGTGAAAGACCAGCAGGAGCTCACCCAGACCACCCAATCATCTGACATGGTATCTGGAACCTCCCTGCTCACCACTGGACAGGTTTCTGAGAAAAGGATCTGGTCTGTTGCTCGTAACatctactacagtctgcaaagtaAGATTACGGAGTTTCTCAGAAAAGATCTTCAAAGATCCGACACAACACTTGGTTCAATCCAAATCTTTACATATCAAAGCAGTCCTGCATCACAAAGAGCAAGTCTCGGCCATCTTGAGGTCAACCAGAGCAGTGTTACACCTGGTGGAAACGATGCCTGTGTGGACATTCCGCACAAATTACTACCTAAAACCACTGAGCTCTCAGGATCCATGCTGGAGGATATTGACACGATCCGTTGTAGGAGTGCTGACAGCCAAAATACAAGAAATACCTCTTCTTCacgctcctccatctctctaacacCTACTTCAAAATTAAGGCAGTCGAAATGGCACTTTGCTTTACCCGGGACTCCCATCCCCACTGAGTTTCCTGCTCAGattgactttcccattgttagaaacacaatcattgagGACTTCTTTCACACAGAGGACTTACTTCCTGTAACCTTTGTGGACAAAGTCAGGCAAGCTGCTGGGGTGGTAGTGGACATTATGGTGGAAAGTGTTGAGAACACACAGGAAAATGGACAGGGTGCTTCTCATCCTGACAACCTCCGATCTGCTGttaggaaattgagaaaaatcaTTTCCACTTGGACCATCCACATTTTCAGCCATGAATTGGTGGATAAAGTGATAGCCCTTCAGGACAGCCACAGCACTCCACAGGTCTTAACATTGGAAGCAGCCAAAAGTGCTTCAGACTCCATTCTTTCAAGGCTGAAATGGGGAAAGGAACAATGTGCCATATCCAAGGAGCTCTCCTCTCAGCTTCTCCAGATATTTGCTGAAGAGACAGTGAAGTGCTTCCTgagacagtggtcagatgagtatGAAAACATAAACTTTGATGTTTCAGTCCAGAACGATCCAAAGACTTCTACTTGCATGGTCATTCTTCAAATGATCACCAAAGCCACTGCTAAATGTTATTTTGAGTCCGCTACCAGCGTGGCCACCAGTGACATTGTAGAAGGCGTGTTTGATTTGGAAAGGGATACCATCAGCAGTACTGGAGAGCAGGTCCTCACCTTCAATACAAAG GGTTCCAAGAAAGTTAGTAAGAACCTCTGTCCTCAAGAGTCTCTGgagtaccagcctcagaacatttgCCCTACTGTGTACTTTACAG AGACGATGACAACATCTCATGGCTCCTTTTCTCCAGAGGGAATTTATGATATCGCATCGTCCTTCCCACTTGAAGAGAAGAGTCGCAAACCCTCCCTTTTCACCAGATTGTCTAGATCCATCACGAAAGGCTTTCTCAGCACATTCAAATCTTCAAGGAAAACcaaattatttaaataa